From the Streptomyces nigrescens genome, one window contains:
- a CDS encoding phage tail sheath family protein, whose protein sequence is MPTYLSPGVYVEEVASGSRPIEGVGTSVAAFVGLAPTGPLNEPTLVTNWSQYVAAFGEFTDGYYLAHSVYGFFNNGGTAAYVVRVGGTGEGEPQAAAAPQTPRALTAGEPTALGAFKVSAIAAGSANGGALTVEVQDVEGEGSADRFKLVVRDGDKVVESFDVSAKKSSRNYVVAQVKQRSKAIAIEEAVPAAQVTKPDAQAVTLAPPAPAPAAPAGTGAVEQLASGQFIGDSADRTGFGGLEALDEVNMVAVPDLMAAYQQGLIDLEQVKAVQLGLISHCELMGDRMAILDPPPALNARDIRKWRQEIAGYDSRYAALYYPWIKAFDPASGQTRIIPPSGHMAGVWARNDSERGVHKAPANEIVRGAIDLELQITRGEQDLLNPVGVNCIRAFPGRGIRVWGARTMASDPAWRYLNVRRYFNYLEESILIGTQWVVFEPNDQALWARIRRNISAFLVNEWRSGALFGQRPEDAFYVKCDAETNPVESVDVGRVVCEIGIAPVKPAEFVVFRLAQFSGGGGELEE, encoded by the coding sequence ATGCCCACCTACCTCTCCCCCGGCGTCTACGTCGAGGAAGTCGCCAGCGGATCGCGGCCCATTGAAGGGGTCGGGACGTCGGTGGCGGCCTTTGTGGGGCTCGCTCCCACCGGTCCGCTCAACGAGCCGACCCTGGTGACGAACTGGTCCCAGTACGTGGCCGCCTTCGGTGAGTTCACGGACGGGTACTACCTCGCCCACTCCGTGTACGGGTTCTTCAACAACGGCGGAACGGCCGCGTATGTCGTGCGGGTCGGCGGTACCGGCGAGGGAGAGCCGCAGGCCGCCGCGGCCCCTCAGACCCCCAGGGCGCTGACTGCCGGGGAGCCGACCGCCCTCGGGGCCTTCAAGGTCTCGGCGATCGCTGCCGGTTCCGCCAACGGCGGGGCGCTCACCGTCGAGGTGCAGGACGTCGAGGGCGAGGGCAGCGCCGACCGCTTCAAGCTGGTCGTCCGGGACGGCGACAAGGTCGTCGAGAGCTTCGACGTCAGCGCGAAGAAGAGCTCGCGGAACTATGTCGTCGCGCAGGTCAAGCAGCGGTCCAAGGCGATTGCCATCGAAGAGGCCGTCCCGGCGGCGCAGGTGACGAAGCCCGACGCGCAGGCCGTCACGCTGGCCCCGCCCGCCCCGGCGCCCGCCGCTCCCGCCGGGACCGGCGCGGTCGAGCAGCTCGCCTCCGGCCAGTTCATCGGCGACTCCGCCGACCGCACCGGCTTCGGCGGCCTGGAGGCGCTCGACGAGGTCAACATGGTGGCCGTACCCGACCTGATGGCCGCCTACCAGCAGGGCCTGATCGACCTGGAGCAGGTCAAGGCCGTCCAGCTGGGTCTGATCTCGCACTGCGAGCTGATGGGCGACCGGATGGCGATCCTGGACCCGCCGCCGGCGCTCAACGCACGCGACATCCGCAAGTGGCGCCAGGAGATCGCGGGTTACGACTCCCGCTATGCCGCGCTCTACTACCCGTGGATCAAGGCCTTCGACCCGGCCTCGGGCCAGACCCGCATCATCCCGCCGTCCGGCCACATGGCCGGCGTATGGGCCCGTAACGACTCCGAGCGTGGCGTCCACAAGGCCCCGGCCAATGAAATCGTCCGCGGGGCCATCGACCTGGAACTGCAGATCACCCGCGGTGAGCAGGATCTGCTCAACCCGGTCGGCGTGAACTGCATCCGGGCCTTCCCCGGCCGCGGAATCCGGGTGTGGGGCGCACGGACCATGGCCTCCGATCCGGCCTGGCGCTACCTGAACGTACGGCGCTACTTCAACTACCTGGAGGAGTCGATTCTCATCGGCACCCAGTGGGTGGTGTTCGAGCCGAACGACCAGGCGCTGTGGGCCCGTATCCGGCGCAACATCTCGGCGTTCCTGGTGAATGAGTGGCGCTCGGGCGCCCTGTTCGGACAGCGCCCCGAGGACGCGTTCTATGTGAAGTGTGACGCGGAGACCAACCCTGTCGAATCCGTCGACGTGGGACGGGTCGTGTGCGAGATCGGCATCGCACCGGTCAAGCCCGCCGAATTCGTGGTCTTCCGGCTGGCCCAGTTCTCGGGCGGCGGCGGGGAGCTGGAGGAGTAG
- a CDS encoding AfsR/SARP family transcriptional regulator, translating to MAGGQGQGSERAVRGGADVLKGAEGAGSPDRGDRLRFQLLGPVRAWRGDHPLNPGPPQQRAVLAVLLLHAGRPVSVPQLVDALWGEQPPPRAVGTLRTYVSRLRGLLEPDRRPRQQAHLLVSSGGGYALRVPGEALDASVFEERLATARRLREADDTAGAYEQLRGALALPAGMALAGLPGPYAQRQRDRLTELCVTAQEELFDCVVGLGGQAGAIAGLRAFAAEHPLRERTQALLMRALHRAGRQAEALAVYAATRRTLDAELGAEPGRELRALYEEVCAGSRGSGTGSRPGPGTGPVGDRARPDRDRTGDSRDHRPHPPRPARSTSRIGPPPPVPAQLPPDIADFAGRAEAVAQLAPALRGAAGARAPVVATLSGLGGVGKTALAVHVAHSVRAHFPDGQLYVDLQGGGLAPEDSSAVLTHFLRALGVAESAVPDGPAQKAALYRSLLADREVLVLLDNARDSAQVRPLLPGAPGCAVLVTSRARTLALPGADRVDVEVMAEGEALGLLGAIVGAERVAAEPIAARELVAVCDGLPLAVRIAAARLTSRPGWAMAGLVARLSEERRLDELRVGDLGVEATFRVGYEVLGPGLAHAFRALALCGMPSFCRGAAAALLDTTDDEAEEAVEALVDAGLVELHGEDRYRYHDLVGLFARRLGERHDSPCERAAAQHRFFDYVLATVLTAVRLTEPHRVLPGLLRHPDSPGRTLADADAARAWLHDAHPRLYAAVEWALGAAPGLLGSAVDLLTAWSQVLGGTARHRALEPLVRRAVDTARRHGDDTATAHALRLLRVPHHGTAPHHGTAPHHGTETYAWAERAPGESLRPAHASAGPPVSALAERELAAVPVTMDRERAAPPLRTAAPDGSEYRLRQIRYRARCALRREGPPRQAAAPCRQARRRCRLRAARDRARLGPGESERGPPLPTPAPPPGRGCGCGSAHMGECRGRPSAATLPGSREVP from the coding sequence GTGGCAGGTGGACAGGGGCAGGGGAGCGAGCGGGCGGTGCGCGGTGGCGCGGACGTGCTGAAGGGCGCGGAGGGGGCGGGCAGCCCGGACCGGGGCGACCGGTTGCGGTTTCAGCTGCTGGGTCCGGTGCGGGCCTGGCGGGGCGACCACCCGCTGAATCCCGGCCCGCCGCAGCAGCGCGCCGTGCTGGCCGTCCTGCTGCTGCACGCGGGACGGCCCGTATCCGTACCGCAGTTGGTGGACGCGCTGTGGGGCGAGCAGCCGCCGCCGCGGGCGGTGGGCACCCTGCGGACGTATGTCTCCCGGCTGCGCGGCCTGCTGGAGCCGGACCGCAGGCCCAGGCAGCAGGCGCACCTGCTGGTGTCGTCGGGCGGCGGCTACGCCCTGCGGGTGCCCGGCGAGGCGCTGGACGCGTCCGTCTTCGAGGAGCGGCTGGCCACGGCGCGCCGGTTACGGGAGGCAGACGACACCGCGGGAGCGTACGAGCAGCTGAGGGGTGCGCTGGCGCTCCCGGCGGGCATGGCCCTGGCCGGACTGCCCGGGCCGTACGCCCAGCGGCAGCGCGACCGGCTCACCGAACTGTGCGTCACCGCTCAGGAGGAACTCTTCGACTGCGTGGTGGGGTTGGGCGGGCAGGCCGGGGCGATCGCCGGACTGCGCGCCTTCGCCGCCGAGCATCCGCTGCGCGAACGCACCCAGGCCCTGCTGATGCGGGCCCTGCACCGGGCCGGCCGGCAGGCGGAGGCCCTCGCGGTGTACGCGGCCACCCGCCGTACCCTCGACGCCGAACTGGGCGCCGAACCGGGCCGCGAACTCCGCGCACTGTACGAGGAGGTGTGTGCGGGATCGAGGGGCTCTGGAACCGGGTCAAGGCCCGGGCCCGGTACCGGCCCTGTCGGCGACCGGGCCCGTCCTGACCGCGACCGCACCGGTGACAGCCGGGACCACCGGCCTCACCCGCCCCGCCCTGCCAGGAGCACCTCGCGGATCGGCCCACCACCACCCGTACCGGCTCAACTCCCGCCCGACATCGCCGATTTCGCGGGGCGCGCGGAGGCCGTCGCCCAGCTGGCCCCGGCGCTGCGCGGGGCGGCCGGCGCACGGGCACCGGTGGTGGCCACGCTCAGCGGGCTCGGCGGGGTCGGCAAGACGGCGCTGGCCGTGCATGTGGCGCATTCCGTACGGGCCCACTTCCCCGACGGGCAGCTGTATGTGGATCTGCAGGGCGGCGGCCTGGCTCCGGAGGACAGCAGCGCCGTTCTGACGCACTTCCTGCGTGCCCTCGGCGTCGCGGAGAGCGCCGTACCGGACGGGCCGGCGCAGAAGGCCGCGCTGTACCGCTCACTGCTCGCCGACCGCGAGGTCCTCGTCCTGCTCGACAATGCCCGCGACAGTGCACAGGTGCGGCCGCTGCTGCCCGGGGCACCGGGGTGCGCGGTGCTGGTCACCAGCCGTGCGCGGACGCTCGCGCTGCCCGGGGCCGACCGTGTCGACGTGGAGGTGATGGCCGAAGGGGAGGCCCTGGGGCTGCTCGGCGCGATCGTGGGGGCGGAGCGGGTGGCCGCCGAGCCGATCGCCGCGCGCGAACTGGTCGCCGTCTGCGACGGGTTGCCGCTCGCCGTGCGTATCGCCGCCGCCCGCCTGACGTCCCGGCCCGGCTGGGCCATGGCCGGCCTCGTGGCCCGGCTGAGCGAGGAGCGGCGACTGGACGAGCTGCGGGTGGGCGACCTGGGAGTGGAAGCGACCTTCCGGGTCGGCTACGAGGTGCTCGGGCCCGGCCTCGCCCACGCCTTCCGGGCCCTCGCCCTGTGCGGTATGCCGTCCTTCTGCCGGGGCGCCGCGGCCGCGCTGCTGGACACCACTGACGACGAGGCGGAGGAGGCGGTCGAGGCCCTGGTCGACGCCGGGCTCGTGGAGCTGCACGGCGAGGACCGCTACCGCTATCACGATCTGGTCGGACTCTTCGCCCGGCGGCTGGGCGAGCGCCATGACAGCCCGTGCGAGCGGGCGGCGGCGCAGCACCGCTTCTTCGACTATGTGCTGGCCACCGTCCTGACCGCGGTGCGGCTGACCGAGCCGCACCGTGTCCTGCCCGGTCTGCTGCGCCACCCGGACTCCCCGGGCCGTACGCTCGCCGATGCCGACGCCGCGCGCGCGTGGCTGCACGACGCGCACCCGCGGCTGTACGCGGCCGTGGAGTGGGCATTGGGCGCGGCGCCCGGGCTGCTGGGTTCCGCCGTGGACCTCCTCACCGCGTGGTCGCAGGTGCTCGGCGGCACCGCGCGCCACCGCGCCCTCGAACCGCTGGTGCGCCGCGCCGTGGACACCGCCCGGCGGCACGGCGACGACACGGCCACCGCGCACGCCCTGCGCCTGCTCAGGGTCCCGCACCACGGCACCGCCCCGCACCACGGAACCGCCCCGCACCACGGAACCGAGACATACGCATGGGCAGAGCGCGCGCCAGGGGAGAGCCTGCGGCCGGCCCATGCGTCCGCCGGTCCGCCGGTCAGCGCCCTGGCCGAACGCGAACTGGCCGCCGTGCCCGTGACGATGGACCGGGAGCGGGCGGCGCCGCCGCTGCGAACGGCGGCCCCGGACGGAAGCGAGTACAGGCTCCGGCAGATCCGCTACCGGGCCCGCTGTGCGCTGCGGCGGGAAGGGCCTCCGCGGCAGGCGGCGGCTCCCTGTCGGCAGGCGCGACGGCGGTGCCGTCTCCGGGCCGCCCGCGACCGTGCACGGCTGGGCCCTGGGGAATCCGAGCGGGGCCCGCCGCTCCCGACTCCCGCGCCACCGCCCGGCCGCGGCTGCGGGTGCGGGTCCGCGCATATGGGGGAATGCCGCGGTCGGCCGTCCGCCGCAACCCTGCCGGGGAGCCGCGAGGTGCCGTAA
- a CDS encoding ATP-binding protein — protein sequence MSGAAVSGATVTENAGGALRGRLAGLRERVAGLVERRSADDPTAADPLRGLYVTPETARRLAAQAPAEDTGAPYTAGGAHTGGPADEAPGMSDRSVALAGRFGLSALDLQILLAALAPDVDRSFEPLYGYLNDDVGRRRATVALALDLAGTGPYEAGARARFHPGAPLLSGGLLVIEDEDRPLPGRALRVPERVVAHLLGDEGLDPELCGGEVELLSAGQRAAGDMGSAARTDDASFAGRLAALAGERPLAVHLRERRPGTAAEPVTDGLRRAGLPVLRYRPDGHHGDGAGLAGALLREARLRGAAVVVGPLPERPGALVRALAGGDVPVVFFGSEPYDPDWAPDSGLFALDAPDDGAAADEVWSTELGSVDEGFDLSAAVAPYRLGAAQIRRATRAANALAAFDGTPVTAAHIQHSARQQSAPLLDRHARRVRPAVGFDGLVLPPEPLSLLHELVQRARHREKVLGTWRLRTGGGRGRGVVALFAGESGTGKTLSAEVVAGALGLDLYVVELSSVVDKYIGETEKNLERIFSEADRTDAVLLFDEADAVFGKRSEVKSSHDRYANLESAYLLQRLEAFDGIAVLTTNLRANIDEAFTRRLDLVVDFPFPDDGRRLALWRSCLAATPCADDLGLDVCAKEFELSGGAIRSAAVTAGYLAAGRGGPVTAADVRAGARREYRKMGRLVPDASPLWD from the coding sequence GTGAGCGGTGCAGCGGTGAGCGGTGCCACGGTGACCGAGAACGCCGGCGGGGCGCTGCGGGGCCGGCTGGCGGGGCTGCGCGAGCGGGTGGCCGGGCTGGTCGAGCGGCGCAGCGCCGACGATCCGACGGCTGCGGATCCGCTGCGCGGGCTGTATGTGACCCCGGAGACGGCCAGACGGCTGGCCGCGCAAGCGCCGGCGGAGGACACGGGCGCGCCGTACACAGCGGGTGGGGCCCATACGGGCGGGCCGGCGGACGAGGCACCGGGGATGTCGGACCGCTCGGTCGCGCTCGCCGGGCGGTTCGGGCTGTCGGCCCTGGACCTGCAGATCCTCCTGGCCGCGCTCGCGCCCGATGTGGACCGGAGCTTCGAGCCGCTGTACGGCTATCTCAACGACGATGTCGGGCGTCGCCGTGCCACGGTCGCGCTGGCGCTGGACCTGGCGGGCACCGGCCCGTACGAGGCCGGTGCCCGCGCCCGCTTCCACCCCGGCGCGCCGCTGCTGTCCGGCGGGCTGCTCGTCATCGAGGACGAGGACCGGCCACTGCCGGGACGGGCGCTGCGGGTGCCGGAGCGGGTGGTGGCCCATCTGCTGGGGGACGAGGGTCTTGATCCTGAACTCTGCGGCGGTGAGGTGGAGTTGCTGTCGGCGGGACAGCGAGCCGCCGGGGATATGGGAAGCGCTGCCCGCACCGACGACGCGTCGTTCGCCGGGCGGCTCGCCGCGCTCGCGGGCGAGCGGCCGCTCGCCGTCCATCTGCGGGAGCGGCGGCCCGGTACCGCCGCCGAACCGGTGACCGACGGGCTGCGGCGCGCCGGCCTGCCCGTGCTGCGGTACCGGCCCGATGGACACCACGGCGACGGTGCGGGCCTCGCGGGCGCGCTGCTGCGGGAGGCGCGGCTGCGGGGAGCCGCGGTCGTCGTGGGGCCGCTGCCGGAGCGGCCCGGCGCGCTCGTCAGGGCGCTGGCGGGCGGGGACGTGCCGGTGGTCTTCTTCGGAAGCGAGCCGTACGACCCGGACTGGGCCCCGGATTCCGGGCTGTTCGCGCTGGACGCGCCGGACGACGGGGCGGCGGCGGACGAGGTCTGGAGCACCGAACTCGGCTCCGTGGACGAGGGCTTCGACCTCTCCGCGGCCGTTGCGCCGTACCGGCTGGGCGCCGCCCAGATCCGGCGGGCGACCCGTGCGGCCAACGCCCTCGCCGCCTTCGACGGGACGCCGGTGACCGCCGCCCACATCCAGCACAGCGCACGTCAGCAGTCCGCGCCGCTGCTGGACCGGCACGCCCGGCGCGTACGGCCCGCCGTGGGCTTCGACGGGCTCGTCCTGCCGCCCGAACCGCTGTCGCTGCTGCACGAGTTGGTGCAGCGGGCACGGCATCGCGAGAAGGTGCTCGGCACCTGGCGGCTGCGCACCGGCGGTGGGCGCGGCAGAGGCGTGGTGGCCCTGTTCGCCGGGGAATCCGGCACCGGAAAGACGCTCTCCGCGGAGGTCGTGGCCGGCGCACTGGGGCTGGACCTCTATGTGGTGGAGCTGTCCTCGGTGGTGGACAAGTACATCGGGGAGACGGAGAAGAACCTGGAGCGGATCTTCTCCGAGGCCGACCGCACGGACGCCGTGCTGCTCTTCGACGAGGCAGACGCCGTCTTCGGCAAACGCTCCGAGGTCAAGAGCTCACACGACCGGTACGCGAACCTGGAGAGCGCGTATCTGCTCCAACGGCTGGAGGCGTTCGACGGGATCGCCGTTCTGACCACCAACCTGCGCGCCAACATCGACGAGGCGTTCACCCGACGGCTGGACCTGGTGGTCGATTTCCCGTTCCCGGATGACGGCCGGCGGCTCGCCCTGTGGCGTTCCTGTCTGGCGGCCACGCCCTGCGCGGACGACCTCGGCCTGGACGTCTGCGCCAAGGAGTTCGAGCTGTCCGGCGGGGCGATCCGCTCGGCGGCGGTGACCGCGGGCTATCTCGCGGCGGGGCGCGGCGGGCCGGTGACGGCGGCGGATGTCCGAGCCGGGGCGCGGCGCGAGTACCGCAAGATGGGGCGGCTGGTGCCGGACGCGTCGCCTCTGTGGGACTGA
- a CDS encoding DUF6760 family protein, with translation MTYATGRIEEEVAYLAYHFHWGIDDILDLEHADRRAYVSQIAALVERAEREQ, from the coding sequence GTGACGTACGCGACCGGGCGTATCGAGGAGGAAGTCGCCTATCTCGCCTACCACTTCCACTGGGGCATCGACGACATCCTCGACCTCGAACACGCCGACCGGCGCGCGTACGTGTCACAGATCGCCGCCCTGGTGGAGCGGGCTGAACGGGAGCAGTGA
- a CDS encoding phage tail protein — MSLQPGDALTSHNFGLQIDGVMVEYLQEVSGLTMEQDVIEYQQVSADGKPVVKKMPGTKKAGECTVTRGMTQSGAFSEWINKSIAGDMGSARKNATIMMMDYQNNPVKRYNMRNAWCSKVETSGVKAGDAAALTEQVTIVFEELVIE; from the coding sequence TTGTCCCTTCAGCCCGGTGATGCCCTCACCTCACACAATTTCGGCCTGCAGATCGACGGCGTGATGGTCGAATATCTGCAGGAGGTCAGTGGTCTGACCATGGAGCAGGACGTCATCGAGTACCAGCAGGTCTCGGCGGACGGAAAGCCCGTCGTGAAGAAGATGCCCGGCACGAAGAAGGCCGGCGAATGCACGGTGACCCGCGGTATGACGCAGAGCGGCGCGTTCAGCGAGTGGATCAACAAGTCCATCGCGGGCGATATGGGTTCGGCCCGTAAGAACGCCACGATCATGATGATGGACTACCAGAACAACCCCGTGAAGCGTTACAACATGCGCAACGCATGGTGCAGCAAGGTCGAGACCAGCGGGGTCAAGGCAGGCGACGCCGCCGCGCTGACCGAGCAGGTCACCATCGTCTTCGAAGAGCTGGTCATCGAGTAA
- a CDS encoding eCIS core domain-containing protein, producing the protein MRAQDRQPGAGSDRSGAAHAVRATPSPASDAARLAAAGEAERLTPEAAAVLQRTVGNAAFSALLAGQEQHRHGAGCGHTASSTVQRSPVQEVLRAPGRPLDEPVRTDMETRLGADFSDVRVHTDASAHESAESVDAHAYTSGSHIVFQRGRYNTSSAAGRHMLAHELTHVIQQRNGPVAGTDRGDGTRVSDPSDRFEREAEATASRVLSAGVQRTADPAHAPDHGSADGHRPVQRTFKMANKTVKAAEDVLPLDALMAKGKARHARWDDAFKKEVRDEIIKMASDERDLGRWPSYEELLDSAERRVREAAAANLPPVVPTAIKTGASNPDHMEVDLPQADQIHRLAEVRRRLSSRGTKQDLDGFRNRQKMVNPFTHKPTGNSYSIGHTGNFVLGGPQEGEYDTLFARAGNSTGLSDKELAKHFIRALTEPGYDFDGMSEDGRKYCAKIVAIIQGAEFRRAAANPTVAIAAFNQVVSGSAGTLHEALTKYAVFAKAKGNSATGGSKDSQFHRDAEVDQEDGDFKERALNEYQALAQLVSANGFDPNDAEEFYKGCDKIAATSMSSFTSTFEYAMP; encoded by the coding sequence GTGCGGGCACAGGACCGGCAGCCCGGCGCGGGGAGCGACCGCTCGGGGGCGGCGCACGCCGTCCGTGCGACGCCCTCCCCTGCCTCCGACGCGGCTCGCCTGGCCGCGGCCGGGGAGGCGGAGCGCCTCACCCCGGAGGCGGCCGCCGTCCTTCAACGGACCGTGGGCAACGCGGCGTTCTCGGCCCTTCTGGCCGGCCAGGAGCAGCACCGGCACGGCGCGGGCTGCGGACACACCGCGTCCTCCACCGTGCAGCGTTCGCCCGTCCAGGAGGTCCTGCGCGCACCGGGCCGCCCCCTCGACGAGCCGGTCCGCACCGACATGGAGACCCGCCTCGGCGCGGACTTCTCCGACGTACGGGTGCACACCGACGCCTCCGCCCATGAGTCGGCCGAGTCCGTCGACGCCCATGCGTACACCTCCGGTTCGCACATCGTCTTCCAGCGCGGCCGCTACAACACGTCCTCCGCGGCGGGCCGCCACATGCTCGCGCACGAACTGACCCATGTGATCCAGCAGCGCAACGGCCCGGTCGCGGGCACCGACCGCGGCGACGGGACGAGGGTGAGCGATCCGTCCGACCGGTTCGAGAGGGAGGCGGAGGCCACGGCGAGCCGGGTGCTTTCCGCGGGTGTGCAGCGGACGGCCGATCCCGCGCACGCCCCGGACCACGGCAGCGCGGACGGGCATCGTCCCGTGCAGCGCACGTTCAAAATGGCGAACAAGACCGTCAAAGCCGCTGAAGATGTCCTCCCCCTCGACGCCCTCATGGCAAAGGGCAAGGCACGCCATGCCCGGTGGGACGACGCATTCAAGAAAGAGGTCCGGGACGAAATCATCAAGATGGCGAGCGACGAGCGGGACCTCGGTCGCTGGCCGTCGTACGAGGAGCTCTTGGATTCCGCCGAAAGGCGGGTCCGAGAGGCGGCGGCAGCCAATCTTCCGCCAGTGGTTCCCACCGCCATCAAGACCGGTGCGTCGAATCCGGATCACATGGAAGTGGACCTCCCTCAAGCCGATCAGATCCATCGCCTCGCCGAGGTCCGCCGGCGGCTTTCCTCACGCGGGACGAAACAGGACCTGGATGGTTTCCGCAACCGCCAGAAGATGGTGAACCCGTTCACACACAAGCCGACCGGGAACTCCTACTCCATCGGCCATACCGGAAACTTCGTCCTGGGCGGCCCCCAGGAAGGCGAGTACGACACACTGTTCGCCCGAGCGGGGAACAGCACCGGCCTGTCCGACAAGGAACTCGCCAAGCATTTCATCCGGGCCCTGACCGAGCCGGGATACGACTTCGACGGAATGAGCGAGGACGGGCGCAAGTACTGCGCGAAGATCGTCGCCATCATCCAGGGCGCAGAATTCCGCCGCGCCGCAGCCAACCCGACCGTGGCGATCGCCGCCTTCAACCAGGTCGTCTCCGGATCGGCCGGAACGCTGCACGAAGCCCTCACCAAGTACGCCGTCTTCGCCAAGGCCAAGGGGAACTCCGCCACCGGTGGCTCCAAGGACTCCCAGTTCCACCGTGATGCGGAGGTGGACCAGGAGGACGGGGACTTCAAGGAGCGAGCGCTCAACGAGTACCAGGCACTCGCGCAGCTGGTCTCCGCCAACGGCTTCGATCCGAACGACGCGGAAGAGTTCTACAAGGGGTGCGACAAGATCGCGGCCACCTCGATGAGTTCCTTCACCTCCACCTTCGAGTACGCGATGCCCTGA
- a CDS encoding RICIN domain-containing protein has protein sequence MWTSLEPAAITVDPGSNARVRLRVRNTGDTVEEYRLRPAGAVAGWTRVEPDVLRLYPGAEGTAEVEFAPPRTSDAVAGPTPFGIRVEPAEHPEIRDVVEGQVTVGPFTELRCELVPLSVRGRWRAKASVAVDNLGNQPLTVSLSGRENGDALTVEPEPTSVQVAPGRAAFVGLNIRPGAVSWVGGLNKHPFTVSVQRAGVPEPTELRGTYLQPSVLPRWAMAVLSLLLVAALAFVALWFRAVPKVSTSAREKPGQSQKLPEKEKPSEPAPSKPPEEEKPEEKPEEQPPEEPADDGAGEPEGPTEQTIRSNANGGWYLQANGGSQEDGTQIGQSPEWTGDQFGRNQWWTIHHYPEDNTVALESASSPGSVAQLKENTNQVELWAADPELLTSGKLPPQQKWRLMDVGDGRTRIVNMRNDECLTDLQNDKGALSWKCTDGPDARQDWKIAEGQ, from the coding sequence ATGTGGACTTCACTGGAACCGGCCGCGATCACCGTCGACCCCGGTTCCAACGCGAGGGTAAGGCTGCGGGTACGCAACACGGGCGACACCGTCGAGGAGTACCGCTTGCGGCCGGCCGGCGCCGTAGCGGGCTGGACGCGGGTGGAGCCGGACGTGCTGCGGCTGTACCCCGGGGCCGAGGGCACGGCGGAGGTCGAGTTCGCACCCCCGCGTACGTCGGACGCCGTGGCCGGTCCGACGCCCTTCGGCATACGCGTCGAGCCGGCCGAGCACCCCGAGATCCGCGACGTGGTCGAGGGACAGGTCACGGTCGGGCCGTTCACCGAACTCCGCTGTGAGCTGGTGCCCCTGTCCGTCCGCGGCCGTTGGCGCGCCAAGGCGTCGGTCGCCGTCGACAACCTCGGCAACCAGCCGCTGACGGTGTCCCTCTCCGGCCGCGAGAACGGCGATGCCCTCACCGTCGAGCCCGAGCCGACCTCGGTCCAGGTCGCGCCGGGCCGCGCCGCCTTCGTGGGGCTCAATATCCGTCCCGGAGCCGTGAGTTGGGTCGGCGGTCTCAACAAGCACCCGTTCACCGTCTCCGTGCAGCGAGCCGGAGTCCCGGAACCGACCGAGCTGCGCGGCACCTACCTCCAGCCGTCCGTGCTGCCGCGCTGGGCGATGGCGGTGCTCTCGCTGCTGCTCGTGGCGGCGCTGGCCTTCGTGGCGCTGTGGTTCAGGGCCGTGCCCAAGGTGTCCACGAGCGCGCGGGAGAAGCCCGGCCAGTCCCAGAAGCTCCCGGAGAAGGAGAAGCCGTCCGAGCCGGCGCCGTCCAAGCCCCCGGAGGAGGAGAAGCCCGAGGAGAAGCCCGAGGAGCAACCCCCGGAGGAGCCCGCCGATGACGGCGCCGGGGAGCCGGAGGGCCCGACGGAGCAGACCATCCGCTCCAACGCCAACGGCGGCTGGTACCTCCAGGCCAACGGGGGCAGCCAGGAGGACGGCACCCAGATCGGCCAGAGCCCCGAGTGGACGGGTGACCAGTTCGGCCGCAACCAGTGGTGGACCATCCACCACTACCCCGAGGACAACACGGTCGCCCTGGAGTCGGCCAGCTCCCCGGGCAGTGTTGCCCAGCTGAAGGAGAACACCAACCAGGTCGAGCTCTGGGCGGCCGACCCGGAGCTGCTGACGTCGGGCAAGCTGCCGCCCCAGCAGAAGTGGCGGCTGATGGACGTGGGCGACGGCCGCACCCGCATCGTCAACATGCGCAACGACGAGTGCCTGACCGACCTGCAGAACGACAAGGGCGCGCTGTCCTGGAAGTGCACCGACGGGCCCGACGCCCGGCAGGACTGGAAGATCGCCGAAGGGCAGTGA